A genomic stretch from Falco cherrug isolate bFalChe1 chromosome 1, bFalChe1.pri, whole genome shotgun sequence includes:
- the SPCS3 gene encoding signal peptidase complex subunit 3 isoform X1, translated as MNTVLSRANSLFAFSLSVMAALTFGCFITTAFKGRSVPVSIAVSRVTLKNVEDFTGPRERSDLGFVTFDITADLESVFDWNVKQLFLYLSAEYSTKNNALNQVVLWDKVMLRGDNPRLFLKDMQAKYLFFDDGNGLKGNRNVTLTLSWNVVPNAGLLPLVTGSGHVSVPFPDTYETTKSY; from the exons ATGAACACGGTGCTGTCCCGGGCCAACTCGCTCTTCGCCTTCTCTTTGAGCGTGATGGCGGCGCTCACCTTCGGCTGCTTCATCACCACCGCCTTCAAGGGGCGCAGCGTGCCCGTCAGCATCGCCGTTTCCCGCGTCACGCT AAAAAATGTAGAAGATTTCACTGGACCTAGAGAAAGAAGTGATTTGGGATTCGTCACATTTGACATTACTGCAG ATTTGGAGAGTGTATTTGACTGGAATGTTAAACAATTGTTTCTATATTTGTCTGCAGAATACTCAACGAAAAACAAT GCTCTAAACCAGGTGGTCCTCTGGGATAAGGTCATGTTGAGAGGAGACAACCCAAGGCTGTTCTTAAAAGACATGCAGGCAAAGTACTTATTCTTTGATGATGGAAATGGTCTTAA GGGAAACAGGAATGTCACTTTGACTCTCTCCTGGAATGTTGTACCAAATGCTGGCCTTCTACCTCTTGTAACAGGATCTGGACATGTGTCTGTACCTTTCCCAGATACCtatgaaacaacaaaaagttaTTAA
- the SPCS3 gene encoding signal peptidase complex subunit 3 isoform X2: MPFLASSVTADCPGWLTFPWNAPGVEHVTPLQKRAAHETQKNVEDFTGPRERSDLGFVTFDITADLESVFDWNVKQLFLYLSAEYSTKNNALNQVVLWDKVMLRGDNPRLFLKDMQAKYLFFDDGNGLKGNRNVTLTLSWNVVPNAGLLPLVTGSGHVSVPFPDTYETTKSY, from the exons ATGCCTTTTCTTGCGAGCTCTGTGACAGCAGACTGCCCGGGATGGCTTACCTTCCCGTGGAACGCCCCGGGTGTCGAACACGTAACGCCGCTTCAGAAGCGTGCTGCCCACGAGACACA AAAAAATGTAGAAGATTTCACTGGACCTAGAGAAAGAAGTGATTTGGGATTCGTCACATTTGACATTACTGCAG ATTTGGAGAGTGTATTTGACTGGAATGTTAAACAATTGTTTCTATATTTGTCTGCAGAATACTCAACGAAAAACAAT GCTCTAAACCAGGTGGTCCTCTGGGATAAGGTCATGTTGAGAGGAGACAACCCAAGGCTGTTCTTAAAAGACATGCAGGCAAAGTACTTATTCTTTGATGATGGAAATGGTCTTAA GGGAAACAGGAATGTCACTTTGACTCTCTCCTGGAATGTTGTACCAAATGCTGGCCTTCTACCTCTTGTAACAGGATCTGGACATGTGTCTGTACCTTTCCCAGATACCtatgaaacaacaaaaagttaTTAA